CGACGGCGTGCTGACCCTCCGCGAGATCGCCGCGAGGCTGGGCAAGCGCTGCCTGGTGCTGCCGCCCGGCCTGCTGCGGCTGGCCCTCCGCGTGCTGAAGGCGCTCGGCCTGACGCAGTACGGCCCCGAGCAGCTGGATTTCCTGCGCTACCGGCCGGTGCTCGACAACACGCGGCTGAAGAACGAGTTCGGCTACGTGCCGCGGCTCAGCTCGGCGCAGGTGTTCGATCTCTATCTCAAGTCGCACCGCCATGGCGCGTGACTTTGCCGGGCGGACGGTGGCGGTCACCGGCGCCGCCGGCGGGCTGGGCCGCGCGCTCTGCCTGCGCTTCGCCGCCGCCGGCGCGCGCATCGTCGCGCTCGACCGCGATGCCGCCGTGCTGGAGGGACTGACTTTTCCGGAAGGCACCGAGGTTGTCCGCATCGCCTGCGACGTGTCGAGCGGGGAGGATTGCCTGCGGGCGATGGCCGAGGCGCGGCGCGCCTTCGGCGGCGTCGACGTGCTGGTGAACAACGCCGGCATCACCCACCGCAGCGCCTTCGCGCACACCGAACCGGCGGTGATCCGCCGAGTCATGGAAGTCAATTTTTTCGGCGCGCTGCACTGCACGCATGCCGCGCTGGAGGACCTGGTGGCGCGGCGCGGCCTGGTGGTCGCCATCTCCAGCGTGGCCGGCTTCGCCCCGCTGGTCGCGCGCACCGGCTACGCGGCGAGCAAGCACGCGCTGCACGGCTTCTTCGACAGCCTGCGCACGGAGGTCGAGCCGCACGGCGTGAAGGTGCTGCTGGTCTGTCCGTCCTTCATCAGCACCGGCATCGAGAAGAACGCGCTGGCCGGCGATGGCGGGCCGGTGCGCCACGCCCAGTCCGTCGTCGGCCGCCGCGCGACGCCCAAAGCCATGGCGGAGAAGATCTTCCGTGCGGCGCAGGCCGAGCGGCGCCTGCTGCTGCCCGACCGCGTCTCGCGGCTGTCGTGGTGGGTGTCGCGGCTGGCGCCGCGGGTCTACGAGCGGCAGATGGTCAGGAAGCTCGGCCGGGAGATGGCCGGCAAATAATCAGTGCAGGTGCGCCGGCGCCTGCGGCAGGTCCTCGGGCAATTCGGCGTGGGAAGTCTCGCCCTCCGGCGTCGGGTACATCGGCATGCCGCAATCGTCGCAGAATTCCACGGGGAAGCGCTGGTCGAGCACGACCACGTTGCCGACGCCGACGTCCTCCAGCACCGCCTCGATCTGGCCGACGCAGTCGGTCGACTCGTCCTCGGCCCCGAGCAGGGGCCACACCACGCCGTGCACCACTTCGCTCGAATCGGCGAGGGTGAAGCCGATGCGGTACTCCTCCAGCCTTTCTTCATGGAAAGGCGCCACCACCGCGCGCAGTGACTGCGGTTTGACGTTGAGCACCGTCTGCAGGAAGGCCGCCGCCGCGCGCAGCGAGTAGGTGCGCAGGCCCTGGTCGGCGTTGCGGCAGGCGGCGTGATAGACGTC
The window above is part of the Denitratisoma sp. genome. Proteins encoded here:
- a CDS encoding SDR family oxidoreductase — protein: MARDFAGRTVAVTGAAGGLGRALCLRFAAAGARIVALDRDAAVLEGLTFPEGTEVVRIACDVSSGEDCLRAMAEARRAFGGVDVLVNNAGITHRSAFAHTEPAVIRRVMEVNFFGALHCTHAALEDLVARRGLVVAISSVAGFAPLVARTGYAASKHALHGFFDSLRTEVEPHGVKVLLVCPSFISTGIEKNALAGDGGPVRHAQSVVGRRATPKAMAEKIFRAAQAERRLLLPDRVSRLSWWVSRLAPRVYERQMVRKLGREMAGK